One region of Oncorhynchus mykiss isolate Arlee chromosome 8, USDA_OmykA_1.1, whole genome shotgun sequence genomic DNA includes:
- the homeza gene encoding homeobox and leucine zipper protein Homez — MATQVDRNRRIGLEVNMKESSQCEVTWTENEGKHASLHFSKTSHYQITNGKSNLSSDPSATDSDVSEGRDGGVSFSTNHNSVVCLPLVSEGLKLVWTQSDQTRELDTIPELVQAFNVFPYPTSREVNALARLCALPLDKVKVWFMVQRIKYGISWASEEIEETRRKLAGPERTNDNANEKEIKIRNGCGAISVEAEDDDQINNGLHSYLLHPRKRARHETPEPCKPAATVQHFSSSLPPPQDSYYYRPPVDMPATTATDASLSLSETSLGSPQQQQRGRYKKTKAQLAVLRSSFLRENWPAETELRRLQEETSLSRNDIRKWFSDSRYQLRNGRGLLGTSMVYPQLTTGESKNESQQLRPLPLVAHRPRDQENGAEMQGRAQEKGARSNGVKDSHFFQNFLSNSLEAFGEGAVGVEAEEDEVAEEASVHTETVKEANEVVVKQEKPLHFRGSKNPEIKQPPSAVTISTSPLPSHSTTPSTLTANKRSSTSTVQRSARSAKASLTALSLSSPSSSSSPLLTPAGRPRKTKEQLDILKEHFLRCQWPKSEDYTQLVELTGLPRADVSQWFGDTRYAVKNGQLRWVQGVREQFREQFLAELATQQNGSGGNGSSGTPRVTGSRKRKSQVNGATAPTSTADSPDINPLEVYHRSTGVLHEKDLDALCKKSRMSYQQVRDWFASQESKAFDPEANVTD, encoded by the coding sequence ATGGCAACACAGGTTGACCGTAACAGGAGAATAGGACTGGAGGTAAACATGAAGGAGTCATCCCAGTGTGAGGTCACATGGACAGAGAATGAAGGCAAGCATGCCTCCCTGCATTTCTCCAAGACTTCACACTATCAGATCACCAATGGAAAGAGCAATCTATCCTCTGACCCCAGTGCAACAGACAGTGATGTAAGTGAGGGCAGAGATGGGGGTGTTAGTTTCAGCACCAACCATAACTCTGTGGTGTGCCTGCCTTTGGTCTCTGAGGGCCTGAAGCTAGTATGGACACAGTCAGATCAGACACGTGAGCTTGACACCATCCCAGAGCTGGTCCAGGCATTCAATGTGTTCCCATACCCAACATCTCGTGAGGTGAATGCCTTGGCACGCCTCTGTGCCCTGCCTCTGGACAAAGTCAAGGTCTGGTTCATGGTGCAGAGAATCAAATATGGTATCAGCTGGGCCTCAGAGGAGATTGAGGAGACGCGTCGCAAGTTGGCCGGACCTGAGCGGACTAACGACAATGCAAATGAGAAGGAGATCAAAATTAGGAATGGATGTGGGGCAATATCTGTGGAGGCAGAGGACGATGATCAAATTAATAATGGTCTTCACTCCTATCTGCTTCACCCAAGAAAACGAGCCAGACATGAGACCCCAGAACCCTGCAAACCAGCCGCCACTGTCCAACATTTCAgttcctctctcccaccccctcagGATTCATACTACTACCGCCCTCCTGTGGACATGCCAGCAACTACCGCAACTGATGCTTCCCTGAGCCTCTCTGAGACCTCACTTGGCTCTCCACAGCAACAACAACGCGGACGCTACAAAAAGACCAAAGCCCAACTTGCAGTCCTTCGCAGCAGCTTCCTGCGGGAAAACTGGCCCGCAGAGACTGAGCTCCGACGCCTGCAAGAGGAAACCAGCCTGAGCCGCAATGACATCCGCAAGTGGTTCAGCGACAGCCGGTACCAGCTTAGAAATGGGCGTGGACTGCTTGGAACATCCATGGTCTATCCTCAGTTGACCACAGGAGAATCAAAGAACGAGTCTCAGCAACTTCGACCTCTTCCACTCGTAGCACACAGGCCTCGGGATCAAGAAAATGGTGCTGAAATGCAGGGAAGGGCTCAAGAGAAGGGAGCTCGCAGCAACGGGGTAAAAGATTCACACTTCTTCCAAAACTTTCTGTCAAACAGCTTGGAGGCATTTGGGGAGGGAGCAGTGGGAGTGGAGGCAGAGGAGGACGAGGTTGCGGAGGAAGCCTCAGTTCACACTGAAACTGTTAAGGAAGCGAACGAGGTGGTGGTGAAACAAGAAAAGCCTCTACACTTTAGGGGCAGTAAGAACCCAGAGATTAAACAACCACCATCAGCCGTTACCatctccacttcccctctcccctcgCATTCTACTACCCCTTCAACTTTGACCGCTAATAAGCGTAGTTCTACTAGCACGGTGCAGAGGTCTGCTCGCTCAGCCAAAGCCTCACTGacagccctgtctctctccagtccttcctcatcctcatctcctcttcttACACCCGCTGGCCGACCACGGAAGACCAAGGAACAACTGGACATACTAAAGGAGCACTTCTTGCGGTGCCAGTGGCCTAAGAGTGAGGACTACACCCAGCTGGTAGAGCTCACAGGCTTGCCTCGTGCAGACGTCAGCCAGTGGTTTGGGGATACGCGCTATGCTGTTAAAAATGGTCAGCTACGTTGGGTGCAGGGGGTCCGTGAGCAATTCCGAGAGCAATTCCTGGCTGAACTAGCCACACAGCAAAATGGCAGTGGCGGAAACGGTTCCAGTGGAACTCCTCGGGTTACGGGTAGCCGCAAACGAAAGTCTCAAGTGAATGGAGCAACAGCGCCAACATCCACTGCAGATTCCCCGGACATCAATCCGCTGGAGGTTTACCATCGCTCGACAGGGGTTCTTCATGAGAAAGACCTAGATGCCCTTTGCAAAAAGTCACGAATGAGCTACCAGCAGGTGCGGGACTGGTTTGCATCTCAGGAGAGCAAGGCATTTGACCCAGAGGCCAATGTTACTGATTGA